A stretch of the Verrucomicrobiota bacterium genome encodes the following:
- a CDS encoding hydroxyproline-2-epimerase — translation MNRIQIIDSHTGGEPTRVVIRGGPDLGGGTVAERLKVFRQTHDGFRSAVVNEPRGSDVLVGALLVEPGDSSCAAGVIFFNNVGYLGMCGHGAIGLIVTLAHMGKIKPGEHRIDTPVGVVTATLNADGSVSVNNVPSYRKAKGIVVEVSHADGAPGKRPAVSVTGDVAWGGNWFFLVERHEQALELGNVEKLTDFTWRIRQAVNAQGFPEVDHVEIFGPPVNSWAKSRNFVLCPGKAYDRSPCGTGTSAKLACLAADGKLEEGQPWVQESILGSLFTGRYRWLDRAKGTVAPTITGTAFVNSEATLLLQDQDPFCWGIRA, via the coding sequence ATGAACCGCATCCAAATCATCGATTCCCACACCGGCGGCGAGCCCACGCGCGTCGTGATCCGCGGCGGGCCGGACCTCGGCGGCGGGACCGTGGCCGAACGGCTGAAAGTTTTTCGCCAGACACACGACGGCTTTCGCTCGGCGGTCGTCAATGAACCGCGCGGCTCCGACGTGCTCGTCGGCGCGTTGCTCGTCGAGCCCGGCGACTCGTCGTGCGCCGCCGGCGTCATTTTTTTCAACAACGTCGGTTACCTGGGCATGTGCGGCCACGGCGCCATCGGCTTGATCGTGACGCTCGCGCACATGGGAAAAATCAAGCCGGGCGAGCATCGCATCGATACGCCGGTGGGCGTCGTGACGGCGACGTTGAACGCGGACGGCAGCGTTTCCGTGAACAACGTGCCGAGCTATCGAAAGGCCAAGGGAATCGTCGTCGAGGTGTCGCATGCGGACGGCGCGCCGGGGAAGCGCCCTGCCGTATCGGTTACCGGAGATGTGGCGTGGGGAGGCAATTGGTTCTTTTTGGTCGAACGCCACGAGCAAGCGCTGGAACTGGGCAATGTTGAGAAGCTCACCGACTTCACCTGGCGCATCCGGCAGGCCGTGAACGCGCAAGGGTTCCCCGAAGTGGATCACGTCGAGATCTTCGGGCCGCCGGTCAACTCGTGGGCGAAGTCGCGGAATTTTGTGTTGTGTCCAGGCAAAGCGTATGACCGCTCGCCCTGCGGCACCGGCACGAGCGCCAAGCTGGCTTGCCTCGCCGCAGACGGAAAACTCGAAGAAGGCCAGCCGTGGGTGCAAGAAAGTATTCTGGGCAGTCTTTTCACCGGCCGTTACCGCTGGCTTGACCGCGCAAAGGGCACGGTGGCTCCAACCATCACCGGCACGGCGTTTGTCAACTCGGAAGCGACCTTGCTGCTTCAAGACCAAGATCCGTTCTGCTGGGGAATTCGAGCGTAA
- a CDS encoding SGNH/GDSL hydrolase family protein: MDIRQVRLVPVKAAAEVSPALKRFLEARRVVFLGDSITYGGEYVEWVETFVRTHYPEAKVEFINLGLPSETVSGLSEPGHANGAFPRPYLHERFGRVLEKARPDLIVACYGMNDGIYHPSSEERFKKFQDGMRMLRERGGAGDAYIVHVTPSTFDSLPLKSRVLPAGLAEYRSPYEGYNEVLDRYSEWLLAQRAHGWEVVDAHGPMNRFIAAERQTRPDFKLAGDGVHINSQGHWLIAREILRHFGAPAEIVAEDLPGALLGSHPRGAEILKLVQQRQRLLKDAWLTHVGHLRPGMKSGKPLSEAQSEVEEIEEKIRALTDNR, from the coding sequence ATGGATATTCGGCAGGTGCGTCTGGTCCCGGTCAAGGCAGCCGCGGAAGTATCTCCAGCGCTTAAGCGATTTCTGGAAGCGCGCCGAGTGGTTTTTCTAGGCGACAGCATTACTTACGGAGGCGAGTACGTCGAGTGGGTGGAGACTTTCGTGCGGACGCACTATCCGGAGGCGAAGGTTGAGTTCATCAATCTCGGGTTACCGAGCGAAACCGTCTCGGGCCTTTCGGAACCGGGCCACGCGAACGGCGCATTCCCGCGCCCTTACTTGCACGAAAGGTTTGGCCGCGTTCTGGAAAAGGCGCGCCCGGATTTGATCGTCGCGTGTTACGGAATGAACGATGGCATTTACCATCCGTCTAGTGAGGAACGCTTTAAAAAATTCCAGGATGGGATGCGCATGCTCAGGGAACGTGGCGGTGCCGGCGACGCCTATATTGTTCACGTCACACCCTCCACTTTCGATTCCTTGCCGCTGAAGAGCCGAGTGCTGCCTGCGGGTCTGGCCGAATACCGCTCTCCGTACGAAGGCTACAACGAAGTGCTAGATCGCTATTCGGAATGGCTCCTTGCGCAGCGGGCGCACGGTTGGGAAGTCGTGGATGCTCATGGACCGATGAACCGCTTCATCGCGGCCGAGCGCCAGACTCGGCCAGATTTCAAGCTGGCGGGCGATGGCGTCCATATCAACAGCCAGGGACACTGGTTGATCGCTCGCGAAATCCTCCGGCACTTCGGCGCTCCAGCAGAGATCGTGGCGGAGGACCTGCCAGGCGCATTGCTCGGTTCGCATCCGCGCGGAGCTGAGATTCTGAAGCTGGTTCAGCAACGGCAACGCTTGCTCAAGGACGCCTGGCTCACGCACGTCGGCCATCTCCGGCCTGGGATGAAGTCAGGCAAGCCGTTGTCTGAGGCACAATCTGAGGTGGAGGAAATCGAGGAGAAGATCCGTGCGCTTACCGACAATCGCTGA
- a CDS encoding sulfatase — translation MRAVLLFTVVCQLAGLARAQAAAYRPPNIILILVDDLGWADLGCYGSTFHETPNIDRLAREGVRFTQAYSACTVCSPTRASLLTGKSPARLHITDWIPGHKRPEAKLRVPDWTQHLATNEWNLAKALKSAGYATISIGKWHLGGPKFYPEQQGFDANIGGTDRGQPPSYVSPYKIQTLPDGPPGEFLTDREAAEACRFIEANRARPFFIYLPHYAVHQPIAGKPGVVAKYRAKAKPDAPQRNATYAALLESVDDALGRIRSKLDELKLSDRTVLIFTSDNGGLILDGKNAPTSNAPLRSGKGSPYEGGVRVPLLIHWPNRAKAGAICEAPVMSIDLFPTLLEIAGAKRPLDHPSDGRSLVPLVSGAAALEREALYWHYPHYHPGGATPYGAIRQGDFKLIEFFEDGRLELFNLKRDPGEQQELAADHPEVAQRLQNQLAAWRKEIGAQMPVANPHYKP, via the coding sequence CTGCGGGCCGTCCTGCTCTTCACCGTCGTTTGTCAATTGGCGGGTCTTGCGCGGGCCCAGGCTGCGGCATACCGGCCTCCCAATATCATTCTGATTCTGGTGGACGATCTAGGGTGGGCCGACCTTGGCTGCTATGGAAGCACGTTTCACGAGACGCCGAACATTGATCGCCTCGCGCGCGAAGGCGTCCGGTTCACGCAGGCATATTCCGCTTGCACCGTTTGCTCACCGACGCGCGCGAGTCTTCTCACCGGCAAATCTCCCGCGCGCCTCCACATTACGGACTGGATTCCGGGACACAAACGGCCGGAGGCAAAACTGCGCGTTCCCGACTGGACGCAGCACCTGGCGACGAACGAATGGAATCTTGCCAAAGCGCTCAAGTCGGCTGGCTACGCCACCATCTCCATCGGCAAATGGCATCTTGGCGGACCCAAATTCTATCCGGAGCAGCAAGGTTTCGATGCGAACATCGGCGGCACGGACCGCGGGCAACCGCCCAGCTACGTTTCGCCGTATAAAATTCAGACGCTGCCCGACGGACCGCCGGGCGAATTCCTGACGGATCGCGAAGCTGCCGAAGCTTGCCGGTTCATCGAAGCCAACCGCGCCCGTCCGTTTTTCATTTACCTGCCGCATTACGCGGTTCACCAGCCCATTGCCGGCAAACCCGGCGTCGTCGCGAAATACCGCGCCAAAGCCAAACCCGACGCGCCGCAACGCAACGCCACTTATGCCGCGCTTCTTGAAAGCGTCGATGACGCGCTGGGCCGCATCCGCTCGAAACTGGACGAACTCAAACTGAGCGACCGCACGGTTCTCATTTTTACTTCCGACAATGGCGGGTTGATCTTGGACGGAAAGAACGCGCCGACGAGCAACGCGCCCCTCCGATCCGGCAAAGGCTCGCCCTACGAAGGCGGCGTCCGCGTGCCGTTGCTCATCCACTGGCCGAACCGCGCAAAGGCCGGCGCGATTTGCGAAGCGCCGGTCATGAGCATCGATCTCTTTCCCACGCTCCTCGAAATCGCAGGCGCGAAGAGGCCGCTCGATCACCCATCCGATGGCCGCAGCCTCGTTCCGTTGGTGTCGGGCGCGGCGGCGCTGGAGCGCGAGGCCCTTTACTGGCATTACCCGCATTATCATCCCGGCGGCGCAACGCCCTATGGAGCGATCCGGCAAGGCGATTTCAAGTTGATCGAGTTTTTCGAGGATGGCCGTCTGGAACTTTTCAATCTGAAGCGCGATCCAGGCGAGCAGCAAGAACTGGCTGCCGATCACCCCGAAGTCGCGCAGCGCCTGCAAAATCAACTCGCCGCCTGGCGCAAAGAAATCGGCGCGCAAATGCCGGTGGCAAATCCACACTACAAACCTTGA
- a CDS encoding dihydrodipicolinate synthase family protein: MKPYWQGVFPAVTTQMKKDGSLDLHGTARHVEVLLKSGVTGVIMLGSLGENQSLDPDEKRRVVEATVKTVDGRVPVLSGVAETSATGACRHVRDCEKLGADGFMLMPPMVYKSPDPRETLVYFRTVARATGLPIMIYNNPISYGNDITPEMFATLADQKNFVALKESSANTRRITDLHNTVGERYALFTGVDDLALECAIIGIDGWVAGVGLAFPRENQYFWELTRRGEWDKAREIYRWFTPLLHLDTHPKFVQYIKLAVQECGLGSEWVRPPRLPLAGEERKQILKIIRDGIALRPKIPSRK, encoded by the coding sequence GTGAAACCATACTGGCAAGGCGTCTTCCCCGCCGTCACGACGCAAATGAAGAAGGACGGCTCCCTCGATCTCCACGGCACCGCCCGCCACGTCGAAGTGCTCCTGAAATCCGGCGTCACCGGCGTGATTATGCTGGGATCTCTCGGCGAAAATCAGTCGCTGGATCCCGATGAAAAGCGGCGCGTAGTCGAAGCCACCGTAAAAACCGTCGATGGCCGCGTGCCGGTCCTGAGCGGCGTGGCCGAAACGAGCGCAACCGGCGCGTGCCGTCACGTTCGCGATTGCGAGAAGCTCGGCGCCGACGGTTTCATGCTCATGCCGCCGATGGTCTATAAATCCCCCGACCCGCGCGAGACGCTCGTTTATTTCCGCACCGTGGCCAGAGCGACCGGGCTGCCGATCATGATTTACAACAATCCCATCAGTTACGGGAACGACATTACGCCGGAGATGTTCGCCACCCTCGCGGACCAGAAAAATTTCGTCGCGCTCAAGGAAAGCTCGGCCAACACGCGCCGGATCACCGACCTGCACAACACGGTGGGAGAGCGCTACGCCCTCTTCACCGGAGTCGATGATCTTGCGCTCGAATGCGCCATCATCGGGATCGACGGGTGGGTCGCCGGCGTGGGACTCGCCTTCCCTCGCGAGAATCAGTATTTTTGGGAACTGACCCGCCGCGGCGAATGGGACAAGGCGCGAGAGATCTATCGCTGGTTCACGCCGCTGCTGCATTTGGACACGCATCCGAAGTTCGTTCAATACATCAAGCTCGCGGTGCAGGAGTGCGGCCTGGGAAGCGAGTGGGTGCGCCCGCCGCGCTTGCCGCTGGCGGGAGAGGAACGCAAACAGATTTTGAAGATCATCCGCGACGGCATCGCGCTGCGTCCGAAAATCCCATCGCGCAAATGA
- a CDS encoding CvpA family protein → MNLPNVPFNWVDLVVVAALLVGALIGRKKGMSEELLPVFQWLAIVAVGALYYEPFGKFLAEYTNLSLLPAYLIVYLGILLGHVLFFSWLKRIVGEKLVASDIFGRLEFYLGMAAGAARFGCIVMVAFAMLHARYISPDQLAAEAKMQRENFGSITFPTLGLLQQSVFEKSAVGRAVKKYLNEQLIAATPPNRYLVKRESVTRRRERAVDEVMGK, encoded by the coding sequence ATGAATCTGCCAAACGTGCCATTCAACTGGGTTGATCTGGTCGTAGTTGCCGCCCTGCTGGTCGGGGCGTTGATCGGCCGGAAGAAGGGGATGTCAGAGGAACTCCTGCCGGTTTTCCAGTGGCTGGCGATCGTGGCGGTGGGCGCGCTGTATTACGAGCCGTTTGGCAAATTCCTCGCCGAGTACACGAACCTGAGCCTGTTGCCGGCCTACCTCATTGTCTATCTGGGCATCCTGCTGGGCCACGTCCTTTTCTTCAGTTGGCTCAAACGAATCGTCGGCGAGAAACTGGTGGCCAGCGACATCTTTGGCCGTCTCGAATTCTACCTGGGCATGGCGGCGGGCGCCGCCCGGTTTGGCTGCATCGTGATGGTGGCTTTCGCGATGCTCCACGCGCGATACATCAGCCCGGACCAATTGGCTGCCGAAGCCAAAATGCAGCGCGAGAATTTCGGCAGCATCACCTTTCCGACCCTCGGCTTGCTCCAGCAATCGGTCTTCGAGAAATCCGCCGTTGGCCGCGCCGTCAAAAAGTATTTGAACGAGCAATTGATCGCCGCCACGCCGCCTAATCGATACCTGGTGAAACGCGAAAGCGTCACCCGCCGCCGCGAACGGGCGGTGGATGAGGTGATGGGAAAATGA
- a CDS encoding tetratricopeptide repeat protein, with protein MLPPWMMLATKNWGSVAVLCCVAMGAISLVIGCSPPGTRAFLEGDRLLRQGKFAPAIEQLKIATELLAESAQPRAWNHLGLAYHQAGQPNEAVQAYQQALRLNPNLAVTRFNLGCLHFDLNNFPAAIAELSAYTVLEPKTAPAWLKLASAYLRTRQFDAAEKSYQTALQLNPALPEALNGLGLIQIQRKRLREALTFFNTALEKQPNYAPALLNLAVTYHPQNRLLALRKYREYVELKPRPPDSLAVEEIIRQIEAELNPPPRLVHTNPPPALTNLAQAKVALSNAPAPPRATTSPPPTLVASALPQSKTSPPKSNASLERPATDAKPGTPPIASSTPIAPPSGELREEPLPRIEVVTLSNDFAPKLPQDVTPEPPPTPPATNTLLAATPQTVPEESPSAPLIRSVALREKPKSAARRVLDKLDPRGWFGRKSAAATAAEREPAAQERATRETENRPVRYAPPPAPAVNPRPQPPPVPRYPYRSPARPAAGDRAQAEPFFAQGLRAHRERRLTSAIEAYRAAIKFDPSYFDAHFNLGLAAFDVKDLGQSLLACEYALALDAGSADARYNFALALERAGFYLDAANELEKVLTDHSDNDRAHFALAKVQAERLAQIDSAREHYRRVLRLNPAHPEAAAIRYWLAAHP; from the coding sequence ATGCTACCACCGTGGATGATGCTCGCCACAAAAAATTGGGGCTCGGTCGCAGTGCTGTGCTGCGTGGCGATGGGCGCGATCAGTCTCGTCATCGGGTGCAGCCCGCCCGGCACCCGTGCGTTCCTGGAAGGCGACCGCTTGTTGCGCCAGGGCAAATTCGCTCCCGCGATTGAACAGCTCAAGATCGCGACCGAACTCCTCGCGGAGTCCGCGCAACCGCGCGCCTGGAATCATCTCGGTTTGGCTTATCATCAAGCCGGCCAGCCCAATGAGGCCGTCCAGGCTTATCAGCAAGCGCTGCGGCTCAATCCGAACCTGGCCGTCACGCGCTTCAATCTGGGCTGCCTTCACTTCGATCTGAACAATTTTCCCGCCGCCATCGCGGAACTGAGCGCGTACACCGTGCTCGAACCCAAAACCGCCCCTGCCTGGTTGAAACTGGCTTCAGCGTATCTCCGCACGCGGCAGTTCGATGCGGCGGAGAAATCTTATCAGACCGCGCTGCAGTTGAACCCGGCCTTGCCGGAAGCGCTGAACGGACTGGGACTGATTCAAATTCAACGGAAACGCCTGCGCGAAGCGCTCACCTTCTTCAACACGGCCCTCGAAAAACAACCCAACTACGCGCCGGCGCTCTTGAACCTCGCCGTCACTTATCACCCGCAGAATCGCTTGCTCGCCTTGCGCAAGTATCGCGAATACGTGGAACTCAAACCTCGCCCGCCCGATTCTTTGGCCGTCGAAGAGATCATCCGGCAGATCGAAGCCGAACTGAATCCTCCACCGCGGCTGGTTCACACGAACCCTCCTCCCGCGCTGACGAATCTCGCCCAGGCGAAAGTTGCTTTGAGCAATGCTCCGGCGCCGCCGCGTGCCACCACAAGTCCGCCGCCGACTCTGGTGGCTTCAGCGCTGCCGCAATCGAAAACTTCTCCTCCAAAATCAAACGCATCGCTGGAACGGCCGGCCACAGACGCAAAGCCGGGCACTCCGCCGATCGCGTCCTCCACGCCCATCGCTCCGCCCTCCGGCGAGCTCAGGGAAGAACCGCTTCCGAGAATCGAAGTCGTCACGCTGAGCAACGATTTTGCCCCGAAGTTGCCCCAAGATGTCACCCCGGAACCGCCGCCGACGCCGCCCGCAACCAATACGCTGTTGGCCGCAACGCCGCAAACTGTGCCAGAAGAATCGCCTTCCGCGCCTTTAATCCGGTCCGTCGCGCTCCGGGAAAAACCCAAGAGCGCCGCTCGCCGAGTGCTCGACAAACTGGACCCGCGCGGCTGGTTCGGAAGAAAAAGCGCTGCGGCGACAGCCGCCGAGCGCGAGCCGGCAGCGCAGGAGCGCGCAACTCGCGAGACCGAGAATCGGCCCGTCCGTTACGCGCCCCCGCCCGCGCCGGCCGTGAACCCGCGCCCGCAACCGCCGCCGGTGCCGCGCTACCCGTATCGGTCCCCGGCGAGACCTGCAGCGGGAGATCGCGCACAGGCGGAACCATTTTTCGCGCAAGGTTTGAGAGCGCACCGGGAGCGGAGGTTGACGTCAGCCATCGAGGCCTACCGGGCAGCGATCAAATTCGACCCAAGTTACTTCGATGCTCACTTCAATCTGGGGCTGGCGGCCTTCGATGTGAAGGATTTGGGACAATCGCTTCTGGCTTGCGAGTATGCCCTGGCGCTCGATGCCGGCTCCGCGGACGCGCGTTACAACTTCGCGTTGGCCTTGGAGCGCGCCGGATTCTATCTTGATGCCGCAAATGAGCTCGAAAAGGTGCTCACGGACCACTCAGACAATGACCGGGCTCACTTCGCGCTGGCGAAAGTCCAGGCCGAACGGCTGGCTCAGATCGATTCCGCGCGCGAACATTATCGGCGTGTGCTGCGGCTCAATCCGGCGCATCCCGAAGCGGCCGCGATCCGCTACTGGCTCGCCGCTCATCCTTGA
- a CDS encoding DUF362 domain-containing protein: MLAWTLAAAEPPAFPGPGQAKRARVVVVEDPQAMIAFDPQPERIEDMVRRGLTAITGRRNVAAAWQSLMSTQEVVGIKVHSGLGKTSGTRPAVVGAVIEGLLEAGFAPKQIVIWDKHLIDLRSAGFCDLANRYGVQAAGSAEAGYDENAFYDASLIGRLVWGDFEFGKKGEGIGRKSFVSKLLTQRITKIINVTPLLNHNLTGVSGNLFGLAFGSVDNTIRFESGLQHLGEAIPEIFALPQLGDRVVLNIVDALMCQYQGEEKMHLHYSTMLRQLRFSTDPVALDVLSIDELNRQRELSKIPPVTSNFQIYTNASLLELGVSDLKRIDLIRVP, from the coding sequence ATGCTGGCCTGGACGCTGGCCGCCGCCGAACCTCCGGCTTTTCCCGGCCCTGGCCAGGCGAAACGCGCGCGCGTGGTGGTCGTGGAAGACCCGCAAGCAATGATCGCCTTTGACCCGCAACCGGAGCGGATCGAGGACATGGTCCGCCGCGGACTGACCGCAATAACCGGACGGAGGAATGTGGCCGCCGCGTGGCAAAGCCTGATGTCCACTCAGGAAGTCGTCGGCATCAAAGTGCATTCGGGGTTGGGAAAGACCAGCGGCACGCGCCCAGCCGTGGTCGGCGCCGTCATCGAAGGCTTGCTCGAAGCCGGATTCGCTCCCAAACAAATCGTCATTTGGGACAAACACCTGATTGATCTGCGGTCGGCCGGTTTTTGTGACCTGGCCAACCGGTACGGCGTGCAGGCCGCCGGCAGCGCCGAGGCCGGCTACGACGAGAACGCTTTCTACGACGCGTCCTTGATCGGCAGGCTGGTCTGGGGCGACTTCGAATTCGGCAAAAAGGGCGAAGGGATCGGGCGCAAATCTTTTGTCTCGAAGCTGCTCACCCAACGGATCACCAAAATCATCAATGTGACTCCGCTGCTGAACCACAACTTGACCGGCGTTTCCGGAAATCTGTTCGGGTTGGCGTTCGGAAGCGTCGATAACACGATTCGGTTCGAGTCCGGCCTGCAGCATCTGGGGGAAGCGATCCCGGAGATCTTCGCGCTGCCGCAACTGGGAGATCGCGTGGTCCTGAACATCGTCGATGCGTTGATGTGCCAGTATCAGGGAGAAGAGAAGATGCACCTGCACTATTCCACCATGCTGCGGCAATTGCGGTTCAGCACGGACCCGGTCGCCCTGGACGTGTTGTCGATCGACGAATTGAACCGGCAGCGGGAACTGAGCAAGATCCCTCCCGTCACGTCGAACTTCCAAATCTACACCAACGCCTCGCTGCTCGAACTGGGCGTGAGTGATCTGAAACGCATTGATTTGATCCGCGTGCCGTGA